One Prunus dulcis chromosome 7, ALMONDv2, whole genome shotgun sequence DNA segment encodes these proteins:
- the LOC117634294 gene encoding probable galacturonosyltransferase-like 1, protein MLAFLINLILLFASSTNAATAASSGQLKEALATSTPQRFKEAPKFYNSATCPALNTHEHSSTVCSDVAVHVAMTLDAAYLRGSMAAILSVLQHSSCPENIIFHFVSSSSSSNSQALTQTIATSFPYLKFRVYPFNDSAVLGLISTSIRSALDCPLNYARNYLANLLPTCVRRVVYLDSDLILVDDISKLASTPLEPTQVLAAPEYCNANFTSYFTPSFWANPTLSLTFENRRACYFNTGVMVIDLDKWRAGGYTDRIVEWMELQKRMRIYELGSLPPFLLVFAGNIASVDHQWNQHGLGGDNFRGLCRDLHPGPVSLLHWSGKGKPWVRLDANRPCPLDALWAPYDLLQTPFALEA, encoded by the coding sequence ATGCTCGCTTTCCTTATCAACTTGATTTTACTCTTTGCTAGTAGCACCAATGCGGCCACCGCGGCTTCTTCTGGGCAACTCAAGGAAGCGCTCGCCACCTCGACACCTCAAAGATTCAAGGAAGCGCCCAAGTTCTACAACTCTGCCACCTGCCCCGCCCTCAACACCCACGAGCACTCCTCCACCGTCTGCTCTGACGTGGCAGTGCACGTCGCAATGACCCTCGACGCCGCATACCTCCGCGGCTCAATGGCCGCCATTCTCTCCGTCCTCCAGCACTCCTCCTGCCCGGAGAACATCATCTTCCACTTcgtctcctcctcctcctcgtctAATTCACAAGCTCTAACTCAGACCATCGCCACCTCATTCCCCTACCTGAAATTCCGAGTTTACCCCTTCAACGACTCGGCCGTCTTGGGGCTCATTTCCACCTCGATCCGCTCTGCGCTCGACTGCCCGCTCAACTACGCCCGCAACTACCTGGCCAATCTCCTCCCGACATGTGTACGCCGAGTCGTCTACCTCGACTCGGACCTCATCCTCGTCGACGACATATCCAAGCTGGCGTCGACCCCACTGGAGCCCACCCAAGTCCTCGCCGCACCGGAATACTGCAACGCCAACTTCACCTCCTACTTTACTCCGTCGTTTTGGGCCAACCCGACCCTCTCCCTCACGTTCGAGAACCGCCGGGCCTGCTACTTCAACACCGGCGTCATGGTCATCGATCTGGACAAGTGGCGGGCGGGCGGGTACACGGATCGGATAGTAGAGTGGATGGAGCTCCAGAAGCGGATGCGGATCTACGAGCTCGGGTCGCTGCCGCCGTTCCTCCTGGTCTTTGCCGGAAACATCGCCTCCGTCGACCACCAGTGGAACCAGCACGGCCTAGGCGGGGACAACTTTCGCGGGTTGTGCCGGGATTTGCACCCGGGTCCGGTGAGCCTGCTCCATTGGAGCGGGAAGGGGAAGCCGTGGGTGCGGCTCGACGCCAACCGGCCATGCCCGTTGGATGCTCTGTGGGCCCCATATGATCTGTTACAGACACCCTTCGCGCTGGAGGCTTAG
- the LOC117636056 gene encoding E3 ubiquitin-protein ligase RNF185-like, which produces MASGFGESTSVPPQSPSCSGNNANDVGDFECNICFDLAQDPIITLCGHLFCWPCLYRWLHHHSHSQECPVCKALVQEEKLVPLYGRGKTQTDPRSKSYPGINIPNRPAGQRPQTAPPPETNQFTNYGSGFMGGFVPMATARIGNFTLATAFGGLIPSLLNIHYHGFPDATVYGTTSGFPYGFSSFHGGHAHGFPQPASQRQQVDNVLKNLFLLIGVFVILALICW; this is translated from the coding sequence ATGGCAAGTGGTTTTGGGGAATCAACAAGCGTGCCACCTCAAAGCCCGTCTTGCTCGGGCAATAATGCCAATGATGTGGGCGATTTTGAATGCAATATCTGCTTTGACTTAGCCCAAGACCCAATCATAACCCTTTGTGGTCACCTCTTCTGCTGGCCTTGTCTGTACAGATGGCTCCACCATCACTCGCATTCCCAAGAATGCCCGGTTTGCAAGGCCCTCGTACAAGAGGAGAAGTTGGTTCCTCTTTATGGTAGGGGCAAGACGCAAACTGATCCAAGATCAAAGTCATATCCAGGCATCAATATTCCAAATCGCCCAGCTGGGCAGAGGCCTCAAACTGCCCCTCCTCCGGAGACCAATCAGTTTACCAATTATGGCTCTGGATTCATGGGGGGATTTGTACCAATGGCAACTGCGAGGATTGGTAACTTCACATTGGCCACTGCATTTGGTGGTCTGATACCGTCATTGCTTAACATTCATTATCATGGGTTCCCGGATGCTACTGTGTATGGAACAACTTCTGGTTTCCCTTATGGGTTCAGTTCATTTCACGGGGGCCATGCTCACGGATTCCCTCAGCCGGCAAGTCAAAGGCAGCAGGTTGACAATGTTTTGAAGaatctttttttgttaattggTGTCTTTGTGATCCTTGCGCTGATTTGTTGGTAA
- the LOC117635950 gene encoding elongation of fatty acids protein 3-like, which yields MSGQPVIQTLTFWLSEHPSIVGFRWSHAHSWGSTWSFLFTAIAVYLTLSLLLHFSLLVVNRSGRPVPLGPIPAVHSLAMALISFTIFAGITLSSAAEIRETRWFWRSSKTPFQWLLCFPLGTRPSGRVFFWSYMYYLSRFPHMLRTFFTILRRRKLVPFQLFNHSILTVISFLWLEFSQSIQVLAILLTTLVYSVVYGYRFWTAVGLPSACFPVVVNCQIALLGCNVACHVGVLMLHFMRGGCNGIGVWVFNSVLNGVILLAFLNFYVRIHLGFDKKGTTRGGGGGEVKSLAGDRSCSSGLGGKDKKGKEL from the coding sequence ATGTCGGGTCAACCCGTGATCCAGACCCTAACATTCTGGCTCTCGGAGCACCCATCCATCGTTGGCTTCCGCTGGAGCCACGCCCACTCCTGGGGTTCTACGTGGTCCTTCCTCTTCACCGCCATCGCCGTCTACCTCACCCtctccctcctcctccattTCTCCCTTCTCGTCGTAAACCGGTCGGGTCGACCCGTCCCGCTCGGGCCCATACCCGCCGTCCACAGCCTCGCCATGGCCCTAATCTCCTTCACCATCTTCGCCGGCATCACCCTTTCCTCCGCCGCCGAAATCCGCGAGACCCGGTGGTTCTGGCGCAGCTCCAAAACTCCTTTCCAGTGGCTCCTATGCTTCCCGCTGGGGACCCGCCCGTCGGGTCGGGTCTTCTTCTGGTCGTACATGTACTACCTCTCCAGATTCCCCCACATGCTCCGCACATTCTTCACGATCCTACGACGTCGTAAGCTCGTCCCTTTCCAGCTCTTCAACCACTCGATCTTGACCGTGATATCGTTCCTGTGGCTGGAGTTCTCTCAGTCGATCCAGGTTCTGGCGATACTGTTGACGACGCTCGTGTACTCGGTGGTGTACGGCTACAGGTTCTGGACGGCGGTGGGTCTGCCAAGCGCCTGCTTCCCGGTCGTCGTGAACTGCCAGATTGCGCTGCTGGGCTGCAACGTCGCGTGCCACGTCGGCGTTCTGATGCTACATTTCATGAGAGGCGGGTGCAATGGGATCGGGGTATGGGTGTTCAATTCGGTGTTGAATGGGGTGATTCTCTTGgcctttttgaatttttacgTCAGAATTCATCTGGGTTTTGATAAAAAGGGAACGACCCGCGGCGGCGGTGGCGGCGAGGTAAAGTCTCTGGCTGGTGACCGGTCTTGTTCTTCTGGATTGGGAGGGAAGGACAAGAAGGGCAAGGAGCTTTGA